Proteins encoded within one genomic window of Mycolicibacterium monacense:
- a CDS encoding acyl-CoA dehydrogenase family protein — translation MDFAMSAKALDYHQRLTDFMVEHVFPAEADYHRYREEAGPKDHTVPPVVEDLKKLAKERGLWNLFLPSESGLSNLEYAELAELSGWSMEIAPEVINCAAPDTGNMETLHLFANDEQRKQWLDPLLNGEIRSAFAMTEPAVASSDARNIETTMLRDGSDYVINGRKWWITGAADPRCKLLIVMGRTNPDAASHQQQSMILVPADTPGVDIQRSLPVFGWQDQHGHCEIVFDNVRVPVENLLHEEGSGFAIAQARLGPGRIHHCMRALGAAERALALMIDRVQKRVAFGKPLAEQGVVREAIAKSRNEIDMARLLCHKAAWTIDQEGNKAAHVLVSQIKSVAPQVACDVIDRAIQVHGGAGVSDDFPLARLYAWHRAMRLFDGPDEVHMRTIARAELGREKSPFAAAVCR, via the coding sequence GACCACACGGTCCCGCCGGTCGTCGAGGACCTCAAGAAGCTGGCCAAGGAACGCGGCCTGTGGAACCTATTCCTGCCGTCGGAATCCGGGTTGTCCAACCTGGAGTACGCGGAACTGGCCGAACTGTCCGGGTGGAGCATGGAGATCGCCCCCGAGGTGATCAACTGTGCCGCCCCCGACACCGGCAACATGGAGACCCTGCACCTCTTCGCCAACGATGAGCAGCGCAAGCAGTGGCTCGACCCGCTGCTGAACGGCGAGATCCGCAGCGCGTTCGCGATGACCGAACCGGCCGTCGCCTCCTCCGACGCCCGCAACATCGAGACGACGATGCTGCGTGACGGATCCGACTACGTGATCAACGGCCGCAAGTGGTGGATCACCGGCGCGGCCGATCCGCGCTGCAAGCTCCTCATCGTGATGGGCCGCACCAACCCGGATGCGGCCAGCCATCAGCAGCAGTCGATGATCCTGGTGCCCGCCGACACCCCCGGCGTCGACATCCAGCGGTCGCTTCCCGTGTTCGGCTGGCAGGACCAGCACGGCCACTGCGAGATCGTGTTCGACAACGTCCGCGTGCCCGTCGAGAACCTGCTGCACGAAGAGGGCAGCGGTTTCGCGATCGCCCAGGCCCGGCTCGGCCCGGGCCGCATCCACCACTGCATGCGGGCCCTCGGTGCCGCCGAGCGGGCGCTGGCGCTGATGATCGACCGCGTCCAGAAGCGGGTGGCCTTCGGCAAGCCGCTGGCCGAACAGGGTGTGGTGCGCGAGGCGATTGCCAAGTCCCGCAACGAGATCGACATGGCCCGGCTGCTGTGCCACAAGGCGGCGTGGACCATCGACCAGGAGGGCAACAAGGCCGCGCACGTGCTGGTGTCGCAGATCAAGTCGGTGGCCCCGCAGGTCGCCTGCGACGTCATCGACCGCGCGATCCAGGTGCACGGTGGGGCCGGGGTGTCCGACGACTTCCCGCTGGCCCGGCTCTACGCGTGGCACCGCGCGATGCGGCTGTTCGACGGCCCCGACGAGGTGCACATGCGGACCATCGCGCGCGCCGAACTGGGCCGCGAGAAGTCCCCGTTCGCAGCCGCGGTGTGCCGCTAG
- a CDS encoding tyrosine-protein phosphatase, which yields MASAGDELSGAWNFRDVSSHTGVAPGVFFRASELSRLDDEGRAALSGYGVTDVADLRTLRELERHGPGRVPAGVDIHHLPFIETVASDAEAPHEHAFQRMMTDKPEGESIAAAAARYMTEEYARIASAPLAQRAVRQVVTLLGSGRRVLAHCFAGKDRTGFTVAVVLEAAGVDREAVMADYLHSNTAVPQLRESILVTVRERAAETPEVLEMAEARLTESVLGVREEYLDAAFRTIAGEYGSLEGYLSAAGVSADELARLRSTLRG from the coding sequence GTGGCCTCGGCCGGCGACGAACTGTCGGGCGCGTGGAACTTCCGCGACGTCTCCTCGCACACGGGCGTCGCCCCCGGGGTGTTCTTCCGCGCCAGTGAGCTGTCGCGCCTCGACGACGAGGGTCGCGCCGCGCTGAGCGGCTACGGCGTCACCGACGTCGCCGACCTGCGCACGCTGCGCGAGCTCGAACGGCACGGCCCGGGCCGGGTCCCCGCCGGAGTGGACATCCACCATCTGCCGTTCATCGAGACCGTCGCCTCGGACGCGGAGGCCCCGCACGAACACGCCTTCCAGCGGATGATGACCGACAAACCCGAGGGTGAGTCGATCGCTGCCGCCGCCGCGCGCTACATGACCGAGGAGTACGCCCGCATCGCGAGCGCACCGCTGGCCCAGCGCGCCGTGCGGCAGGTGGTCACGCTGCTGGGTTCCGGCCGCCGCGTGCTGGCGCACTGCTTTGCCGGGAAGGACCGGACCGGCTTCACCGTCGCGGTCGTGCTGGAGGCCGCGGGGGTGGACCGCGAGGCGGTGATGGCCGACTACCTGCACAGCAACACCGCGGTACCGCAACTGCGCGAGAGCATCCTGGTGACCGTGCGTGAGCGGGCGGCCGAGACACCCGAGGTGCTGGAGATGGCGGAGGCCCGTCTGACCGAGTCGGTGCTCGGCGTGCGCGAGGAGTACCTCGACGCCGCGTTCCGCACCATCGCCGGCGAGTACGGCTCGCTCGAGGGCTACCTCTCGGCGGCCGGCGTGTCGGCGGACGAGCTCGCGCGGCTGAGGTCCACGCTGCGCGGCTGA
- a CDS encoding DUF456 domain-containing protein has product MSTGGLLLVALAVAVGMVGIVVPLLPGTLLVFGAIAVWAVVEQNVTAWVTLGVVTVILGAALLIKYLWPMRRMRAADVRTMSLVAGGVLGVIGFFVIPVLGLVIGFVGGVYVAELGVRRDQRVAWASTVHAVKGVALSVGVELAGALLATVAWAVGVYLT; this is encoded by the coding sequence GTGAGCACCGGGGGTCTGCTTCTCGTCGCGTTGGCGGTCGCCGTCGGCATGGTCGGCATCGTGGTGCCGCTGTTGCCCGGGACGCTGCTGGTGTTCGGCGCCATCGCGGTGTGGGCCGTCGTCGAGCAGAACGTCACCGCGTGGGTGACGCTCGGCGTGGTGACCGTGATCCTCGGGGCGGCGCTGCTGATCAAGTACCTCTGGCCGATGCGGCGGATGCGTGCGGCCGACGTGCGGACCATGAGCCTGGTGGCCGGCGGTGTGCTGGGCGTGATCGGGTTCTTCGTGATCCCCGTGCTCGGGCTGGTGATCGGTTTCGTCGGCGGGGTGTACGTGGCCGAACTCGGTGTGCGCCGCGACCAGCGGGTGGCGTGGGCGTCGACGGTGCATGCGGTCAAGGGCGTCGCGCTGTCGGTGGGCGTCGAGTTGGCGGGCGCGCTGCTCGCGACGGTGGCGTGGGCGGTCGGGGTCTACCTGACGTAG
- a CDS encoding methyltransferase domain-containing protein produces MAQRLLADPPEHPDVSKGYLDLLTDGGDRNTGTIQAVWSSRLGSLLYDNSQTVIRRVSAAWQLPLEWLNVPVGGVALDVGSGPGNITAALGRVVGPGGLALGVDISEPMLARAVRAEAGPNVGFIRADAQRLPLRDESVDAVVSVAMLQLIPDPTAAMAEMVRVLRPGRRMAVMVPTAGQMARLINVLPNAGARVFDEDELGDALEGLGLVGVRTKTMGTVQWARGRRP; encoded by the coding sequence ATGGCTCAACGGCTGCTCGCCGACCCGCCCGAACACCCCGACGTCAGCAAGGGATATCTCGACCTGCTGACCGACGGCGGTGACCGCAACACCGGAACGATCCAGGCGGTGTGGTCGTCGCGGCTCGGATCGCTGCTCTACGACAACTCGCAGACGGTGATCCGGCGGGTGTCGGCTGCGTGGCAGCTACCGCTGGAGTGGCTGAACGTGCCGGTCGGGGGAGTGGCCCTCGACGTCGGCAGCGGCCCGGGCAACATCACCGCGGCACTGGGCCGCGTGGTCGGTCCGGGCGGACTGGCGCTGGGCGTCGACATCTCGGAGCCGATGCTGGCGCGCGCGGTCCGGGCGGAGGCGGGTCCGAACGTCGGGTTCATCCGGGCCGACGCCCAACGGTTGCCGTTGCGGGACGAATCCGTCGACGCGGTCGTCTCGGTGGCGATGCTGCAGCTGATCCCCGACCCGACGGCCGCGATGGCCGAGATGGTGCGGGTACTGCGACCCGGTCGGCGCATGGCCGTCATGGTGCCGACCGCGGGACAGATGGCACGGCTGATCAACGTGTTGCCCAACGCCGGGGCGCGGGTGTTCGACGAGGACGAACTGGGCGACGCGCTCGAGGGGCTCGGCCTGGTCGGGGTGCGGACGAAGACCATGGGCACCGTCCAGTGGGCGCGCGGTCGGCGACCGTGA
- a CDS encoding haloacid dehalogenase type II, whose amino-acid sequence MTSVSVLAFDVFGTVVDWRSSVIAQLEEFGRAHGVDADWAAFADAWRAGYVPSMDRVRRGELPWTRLDDLHRMTLVDLLAAEHISVGDEAVDELTRAWHRLDPWPDSVAGLTRLKRRYVITPLSNGNVSLLTNMAKRAGLPWDCVLSAELFRHYKPDPEAYLGCADLLDVAPDELMLVAAHRSDLRAAREAGLRTAYVSRPLEYGPGRQVRMPAEGEFDVLASDFLDLADQLGA is encoded by the coding sequence GTGACGAGCGTCAGCGTGTTGGCGTTCGACGTCTTCGGGACCGTCGTGGACTGGCGGTCCAGTGTCATCGCCCAACTCGAGGAGTTCGGGCGTGCGCACGGGGTGGACGCCGACTGGGCGGCGTTCGCCGACGCCTGGCGGGCCGGCTATGTGCCGTCGATGGACCGGGTGCGCCGCGGTGAGCTGCCGTGGACCCGACTCGACGACCTACACCGGATGACGCTCGTCGATCTGCTTGCCGCCGAGCACATCTCGGTCGGGGACGAGGCCGTCGACGAGCTCACCCGGGCCTGGCACCGGCTGGACCCGTGGCCCGACAGCGTCGCGGGACTGACGCGGCTCAAACGCCGCTACGTCATCACCCCGCTGTCCAACGGCAACGTGTCACTGCTGACGAACATGGCCAAGCGGGCCGGGCTGCCATGGGACTGCGTCCTGTCGGCCGAACTGTTCCGGCACTACAAACCCGACCCCGAGGCCTATCTCGGCTGCGCCGACCTGCTCGACGTCGCCCCCGATGAGCTGATGCTCGTCGCCGCGCACCGATCCGATCTGCGCGCCGCACGCGAGGCGGGTCTGCGCACCGCATACGTGTCCCGGCCACTGGAATACGGCCCCGGACGGCAGGTCCGGATGCCGGCCGAGGGCGAATTCGACGTGCTGGCAAGCGATTTTCTTGATCTGGCGGACCAGCTCGGGGCATGA
- a CDS encoding NADPH:quinone oxidoreductase family protein produces MKALLAQELSGPSGLVYTDVDDPVSDEAVIIDVGAAGVCFPDLLLLRGEYQLKLEPPFIPGMEVAGTVRSAPDSSGFVPGQRVSAFTLMGGFAERVAALPDSVIPTPDGVDDASAAALLGNYYTMQFALARRGGLTPGETVLVLGSAGGVGTAAIQLAKAQGAKVIAMVHRPGAEEFIRGLGADVVLPLTDGWRQAVLDATDGRGVDIVVDPIGGPAFDDAVRVLAPEGRLLVIGFAAGGGIPTVKVNRLLLRNVSVVGVGWGEFVRRNPSAQAAVGAELAALVEAGLRPPPPVCYPLAEGPAALQALADGGIKGKLVLQP; encoded by the coding sequence CATCCGGTCTGGTCTACACCGATGTCGATGATCCCGTCTCCGACGAGGCGGTGATCATCGACGTCGGTGCGGCCGGCGTCTGCTTTCCCGACCTCCTGCTGTTGCGCGGTGAGTACCAGCTCAAGCTGGAGCCGCCGTTCATCCCCGGTATGGAGGTGGCCGGTACGGTCCGGTCGGCGCCCGACTCGTCCGGATTCGTGCCCGGGCAACGGGTTTCGGCGTTCACGTTGATGGGCGGTTTCGCCGAACGGGTCGCGGCGTTGCCCGACAGTGTGATTCCGACGCCCGACGGGGTCGACGACGCCTCGGCGGCGGCGCTGCTGGGCAACTACTACACGATGCAGTTCGCCCTGGCCCGCCGCGGCGGGCTGACGCCGGGGGAGACCGTGCTGGTGCTCGGTTCGGCCGGCGGTGTGGGCACCGCGGCCATCCAGCTCGCGAAGGCGCAGGGCGCCAAGGTGATCGCGATGGTTCACCGTCCCGGCGCCGAGGAGTTCATCCGCGGTCTGGGCGCCGACGTGGTGCTGCCGCTGACCGACGGGTGGCGACAAGCCGTCCTCGACGCCACCGACGGGCGCGGCGTCGACATCGTGGTCGACCCGATCGGCGGTCCCGCCTTCGACGACGCGGTGCGGGTGCTGGCTCCGGAGGGGCGGCTGCTGGTGATCGGATTCGCCGCGGGCGGCGGCATACCCACCGTGAAGGTGAACCGGTTGCTGCTGCGCAACGTGAGCGTCGTCGGGGTCGGCTGGGGCGAATTCGTCAGGCGCAACCCGAGTGCGCAGGCTGCCGTCGGCGCCGAATTGGCGGCCCTGGTCGAGGCGGGTCTGCGTCCGCCCCCGCCCGTGTGCTATCCGCTCGCCGAGGGTCCGGCGGCGTTGCAGGCGCTGGCCGACGGGGGGATCAAGGGCAAGTTGGTCCTGCAACCGTGA